One genomic segment of Pseudorca crassidens isolate mPseCra1 chromosome X, mPseCra1.hap1, whole genome shotgun sequence includes these proteins:
- the ACTRT1 gene encoding LOW QUALITY PROTEIN: actin-related protein T1 (The sequence of the model RefSeq protein was modified relative to this genomic sequence to represent the inferred CDS: substituted 3 bases at 3 genomic stop codons) encodes MFKPYALDTPAVIFASGSGLCKVGMSGETGPHHVIISVMGHPKFNMALPEANQKNYTVGGKALFKYGALHLHYPIEHGLVTRWNDMXKLWKYLFXWELGVKPCRQPVLMTEPSLKPRETREKTEVTFETFSVPAFYLSNYVVVALYTCASVTGLVVDSGNGITCTVPIFEGYSLPHAITKLYVAERDITEHLTRLLLASGCNYPCILNKALVDDIKETLCYVALEPENKLHKKPEEVLRKYKLPDGNVIHLGDQLYQVPEILFAPDWLGVHNSGLSKMVSSSIMKCDTNIQKNLFEEIVLSGGTTLFPGLEKRFMKELEQLAFRGTPIKITASPDGCFSEWISASIVTSLSSFRQMWVTSEDFMELGTYVFXRRCF; translated from the coding sequence ATGTTTAAGCCATATGCATTAGATACTCCAGCTGTAATTTTTGCCAGTGGATCAGGACTCTGCAAAGTAGGCATGTCTGGAGAGACTGGGCCCCATCATGTCATCATTTCTGTCATGGGGCATCCTAAATTCAACATGGCTTTACCAGAAGCCAATCAGAAAAATTACACTGTGGGGGGAAAAGCCCTGTTCAAGTATGGAGCCTTGCATTTGCACTATCCCATTGAACATGGACTGGTAACAAGATGGAATGACATGTAAAAACTCTGGAAGTATCTTTTTTAGTGGGAGCTGGGAGTAAAACCCTGTCGACAACCTGTGCTCATGACTGAGCCCTCCTTGAAGCCAAGGGAGACTCGAGAGAAGACAGAAGTGACGTTTGAGACCTTCAGTGTGCCTGCCTTCTACCTGTCCAACTACGTGGTTGTAGCACTGTATACCTGTGCCTCTGTCACGGGCTTAGTGGTGGACAGTGGTAATGGGATCACTTGCACTGTCCCCATTTTTGAGGGTTACTCCCTTCCTCATGCCATCACCAAACTCTATGTGGCAGAGAGAGACATCACAGAGCACCTCACCCGACTCCTCCTGGCTAGTGGGTGTAATTACCCTTGCATACTCAACAAGGCCTTAGTGGATGACATAAAAGAGACGCTGTGCTATGTGGCCTTAGAGCCAGAGAACAAACTTCATAAGAAGCCAGAGGAGGTCCTGAGAAAATACAAACTACCAGATGGAAATGTCATCCACCTTGGGGATCAGCTGTACCAGGTACCTGAGATTCTTTTTGCACCTGACTGGCTGGGTGTCCACAACTCAGGACTATCAAAAATGGTCTCCAGCAGCATTATGAAGTGTGACACCAACATCCAGAAAAATCTTTTTGAAGAAATTGTGCTGTCTGGGGGCACCACTCTCTTCCCTGGGCTTGAGAAAAGATTTATGAAAGAACTGGAACAGCTGGCCTTCAGAGGAACTCCCATCAAGATCACCGCTTCTCCTGATGGATGTTTCTCGGAATGGATCAGTGCATCCATTGTGACCTCTCTGAGCAGTTTCAGGCAGATGTGGGTAACTTCTGAGGATTTCATGGAGCTTGGGACATATGTTTTCTAGAGAAGATGCTTTTAA